A single genomic interval of Zingiber officinale cultivar Zhangliang chromosome 4A, Zo_v1.1, whole genome shotgun sequence harbors:
- the LOC121972810 gene encoding uncharacterized protein LOC121972810, with the protein MATSQWRLLLVAVEYFPKWVEVESLARIMAYPQSNGQVEVANREILKGLQARLEHVRGSLVDEHPSVLWGFHTTPKEAAGVTPFQLVYGGEAVLPIEVGVEFDRVQLYDEENSKRRLMELDLVDESWDKATIQLMAYRQRMRQNYN; encoded by the exons ATGGCAACTAGTCAGTGGAGGCTCTTGCTCGTCGCGGTGGAATACTTCccaaaatgggtggaggtcgagtCACTTGCAAGGATAA tggcctacCCCCAGAGCAACGGGCAGGTGGAAGTCGCAAATCGGGAGATCCTTAAAGGCTTACAAGCTCGGCTCGAACACGTCAGGGGCAGCTTGGTCGACGAGCACCCGAGTGTCTTATGGGGATTTCACACGACTCCAAAAGAGGCGGCCGGCGTAACACCATTCCAACTAGTGTATGGAGGAGAAGCGGTACTCCCCATAGAGGTTGGAGTAGAATTCGACCGGGTGCAACTCTATGATGAAGAAAATTCCAAGCGGAGgttaatggagctcgacttggtggatgaatcATGGGATAAAGCCACTATCCAGCTAATGGCATACCGACAGcggatgaggcagaactacaactga